A genomic segment from Phalacrocorax aristotelis chromosome 16, bGulAri2.1, whole genome shotgun sequence encodes:
- the TEPSIN gene encoding AP-4 complex accessory subunit tepsin has product MAAPLRDRLSFLSRLPVLLRGTADDAAPCPGYLFEEIAKISHESPGSSQCLLEYLLNRLQSNSCHVKLKVLKILLHTCAQGSPQFVLQLKRNACFIREAAVFTGPPDPLHGNSLNQKVRAAAQDLASVLFSDAPLPQPAMLPARPLPPAGMGSSPIPCGSLQGFGFSSEKSGSASTGEALLSTIQRAAEAVAHAVLPSLEGPQPHRRELHEDAYEPVRAPSPTRSPVGALKPPVATTVHSTRVSHQPGLAGGGWEEADSGHSSQDSSQGNGELSRTSDSCSKSGSDSHSGASRELTHMAERVDADNLGDCVREVSLVSALTRGARVFLTREEAQHFIKECGLLNCEVVLELLSRALEDPSDSVRMRSMSAISSLMCSDLLSLDQIFAVTQQHLQQLSQGSPGPVANRAMKILRQFEALCRGQPSPKTVCPDVDPSAVAVGSAPCTGDLLTDILPLAGESILTPLSAAPLPTAPPARSQEQGVEAEIHGQPGAALPAQPCVQEVVSRLAGDMVGTAVPSCSLSLFAGMELVARPGAVICPDSLPAEPRTLSQPQDRQTDAEGSRQLSAFAFLNM; this is encoded by the exons ATGGCGGCACCGCTGAGAGACCGGTTGAGTTTCCTGAGCCGG CTGCCGGTGCTGCTGAGGGGCACCGCGGACGACGCCGCCCCCTGCCCCGGGTACCTGTTCGAGGAGATCGCCA AGATCTCCCACGAGTCACCCGGCAGCAGCCAGTGCCTGCTGGAGTATCTCCTCAACCGGCTGCAGAGCAACTCGTGCCACGTCAAGCTGAAG GTGCTGAAGATCCTGTTGCACACATGTGCCCAGGGCTCCCCCCAGTTCGTCCTGCAGCTCAAGAGGAATGCCTGCTTTATCCGGGAGGCAGCAG TGTTCACGGGGCCCCCAGACCCCCTCCACGGCAACAGCTTGAACCAGAAGGTCCGGGCGGCTGCGCAG GACTTAGCCAGCGTTCTCTTTTCGGATGCGCCGCTCCCCCAGCCTGCCATGCTTCCTGCCCGTCCCCTGCCTCCTGCGG GCATGGGCTCCAGCCCCATCCCCTGTGGCTCCTTGCAAGGATTTGGCTTCAGCAGTGAGAAAAGCGGCTCTG CTTCGACAGGGgaagccctgctcagcaccaTCCAACGAGCGGCGGAAGCGGTGGCCCATGCTGTGCTCCCCTCCCTGGAGGGGCCTCAGCCACACCGCCGGGAGCTCCACGAGGATGCCTACGAGCCTGTGAGAGCCCCCTCTCCCACCAGGAGCCCGGTCGGGGCTCTGAAGCCACCAGTGGCCACCACAGTGCACAGCACCCGAG tgAGCCACCAGCCAGGGCTGGCCGGGGGcggctgggaggaggcagacaGCGGGCACAGCTCCCAGGACTCCTCACAGGGGAACGGCGAGTTGAGCCGCACCTCAGACTCCTGCAGCAAATCGGGCAGCGACAGCCACTCCGGGGCCAGCCGGGAGCTGACCCACATGGCCGAGAG GGTGGACGCTGACAACCTGGGTGACTGCGTGCGAGAGGTGAGCCTGGTGTCAGCGCTGACCCGTGGTGCCAGGGTCTTCCTCACCAGGGAGGAAGCGCAGCACTTCATCAAGGA GTGCGGGTTGCTGAACTGCGAGGTGGTGCTGGAGCTGCTCAGCCGGGCACTGGAGGACCCCAGTGACAGCGTCCGCATG AGATCCATGTCTGCCATCTCTTCTCTCATGTGCTCTGACCTGCTCTCCCTGGACCAGATCTTTGCCGTGACtcagcagcacctgcagcagctcagccaaGGCAGCCCTGGCCCTGTCGCCAACCGAGCAATGAAG ATCCTGCGGCAGTTCGAGGCTCTCTGCAGAGGCCAACCCTCCCCAAAGACTGTCTGCCCGGACGTGGACCCCTCCGCCGTTGCTGTGGGCTCAGCCCCATGCACCGGGGACCTGCTGACGGACATCCTGCCCCTGGCAGGAGAGAGCATCCTCACCCCGCTGAGcgcagccccgctccccacAGCGCCGCCGGCCCGTAGCCAGGAGCAGGGGGTGGAGGCAGAGATCCACGGGCAGCCTGGAGCCGCGCTGCCAGCCCAACCCTGCGTGCAGGAGGTGGTGAGCAGGCTGGCAGGGGACATGGTGGGCACTGCTGtgccctcctgcagcctgtCCCTCTTTGCCGGCATGGAGCTGGTGGCCCGTCCCGGAGCGGTGATCTGCCCAGACTCTCTGCCAGCAGAGCCGCGGACGCTGTCCCAGCCCCAGGACAGGCAGACGGATGCAGAGGGCAGCCGGCAGCTGTCGGCCTTTGCCTTTCTCAACATGTAG
- the NDUFAF8 gene encoding NADH dehydrogenase [ubiquinone] 1 alpha subcomplex assembly factor 8: MSGRGVWLRVRARLRRFPALLAGCGEQAAAYGRCVAAAAAGTAELRRDACLEEFRALQECFARAAKATPR; encoded by the exons atGTCGGGCCGGGGCGTCTGGCTGCGGGTGcgggcgcggctgcggcgctTCCCGGCCTTGCTGGCGGGCTGCGGGGAGCAG GCGGCTGCCTACGGCCGGTGCGTGGCCGCGGCTGCGGCCGGGACGGCGGAGTTGCGGCGGGACGCCTGCTTGGAGGAGTTCCGGGCGCTGCAGGAGTGCTTCGCCCGGGCG GCGAAGGCGACGCCGAGGTGA